The DNA sequence CACATAACCAAATAATAAAGAATGTGTTGTTAGCATTTCTTTACCTAAAGAGAACTTTTAAAACCAAATATTAAATTCTCTCCTAAAAGTGCTATGGTGAAAGCAGAATGAGAACTAACCAGCACGCTTTTTCTGCATTGTTTCAATTGCAGAGAGGAAGGAGTTGTAGAGGTCCAGTGTTATGAACACTGATTTTCCTGCTTGGTTGTTGAGTTTTTGTATGGCTTGGAGCAGCTTTTTGTTGTGATCTTTGGAGACTAAGTTCAAAAGGCCAATGCAATTGGTACGAAGAGATATCACATTCAACGCAGGCAAACACCCAATTGGTTGTAATAATCCAACTACTACCTTATTTATCCCTAAGTTGTGAATGCGATTTAGATTTACTGACATTTGCTCCACAAGTGATTCCATGAAGGCTGGCAAATCCTGTAACACATTGCAAAACAATTAaccataattatttaattggaATCACATTGCAGAATGAGGAACAGAAACACCAAATCTGCCAAAatacaaacataattaaccaCTTACTAAAATGCGCCCAGTTTTTAGTGCATTTGTATAATCATTACCACCAGCATTGACGAGAGCAATTGAGGACTGAAGATCAATTTTGGTATAGATATTTTGTTGGATTAGCTTCTCAAATGAGTCGATTTGGACAGTCATGTTTGGTCCATTAATGGAAGTGTTGAAAATACCAGTTCCTCCATGGGCAAAGTTTATGCCGTACTGCATATTAGACGAATTTCTCAACGCATATGGTGTAGGGGATTCGATTTTCAGAAAGGAAGCTGCAATGAACATGATATCAGTCAAGATAAATACATCACAAAATGAACACATTTCATACAACAACAATGCACACAGATTAAATCTATATAGCAAAGTTTGGTGTTATTGTAATGTTGTTTCCACATTTGGGTAGTCTAAGTGAAAGGATCCATCTGACGAACACGACAAACACGCAATGAATCAAAAGAAAGAACATCTGGTTTGCAAAATTTCAGAGTACGAGTCAGTCACGCAATTAACACTGAAATTTCTCTGATTCAAATCCAAACATGCCATGTTAACCCACTTTGAGTtctgttttcaattttaaagttaTGCAGAGAGAACGAAAAAAGAGTACTACCAATGTCATCAGTGATGATGCGACCGTCACAGAATCTGCCAGCAGGAGTACCAGGAAAAGTCATTCCATTGGGAGGCTTGTATGATTCTGAATGCACGAAATTCCCTGTGTCAACATAGGAGTCCCCGAAAACAAACAGTTTTCTTGCAGTGTTGCTGTCGTAAATCCCATATGACTTCTTAGCCCCTTTCACTTCTGCAACATTGACATGCATATATAGCTATGGTTACCAACCGATATTAAACATGAAAGGGAATAGATTCTGATTGTGATGTTATTTTACCCACATACCTGTGAAAATCATGAAGGGTAAAAGGAAAATAGAGATTATGCAGAGAATGTGCTTTGCCATTGATGATCCTTATTAGGTGAGGAATATTGACTCCTTCTATTTGGCTGGTAAAGCAAGGTAAAGTATAAATACTCAGAAGCAGAGACAGATTTAAGGTATGAATTGGGTTCTTGgaatttctaacattttttattttattagttttaaatgtcttaaaatgtatatattacTTTGAACATAATAAGTAAGTGTCATTTATCTACTATATCAGGTTAGGGAACAAAATAGAAGTCATTGTATCTTAATAATTTAcc is a window from the Vigna unguiculata cultivar IT97K-499-35 chromosome 7, ASM411807v1, whole genome shotgun sequence genome containing:
- the LOC114192581 gene encoding GDSL esterase/lipase At5g03610-like; the protein is MAKHILCIISIFLLPFMIFTEVKGAKKSYGIYDSNTARKLFVFGDSYVDTGNFVHSESYKPPNGMTFPGTPAGRFCDGRIITDDIASFLKIESPTPYALRNSSNMQYGINFAHGGTGIFNTSINGPNMTVQIDSFEKLIQQNIYTKIDLQSSIALVNAGGNDYTNALKTGRILDLPAFMESLVEQMSVNLNRIHNLGINKVVVGLLQPIGCLPALNVISLRTNCIGLLNLVSKDHNKKLLQAIQKLNNQAGKSVFITLDLYNSFLSAIETMQKKRAANSTLMNPLQPCCDVKNLGDSCGTVNDKGEKKYSLCENPKVSFFWDNVHPSQNGWSAVYTMLQPSLVQLT